In Cryptomeria japonica chromosome 1, Sugi_1.0, whole genome shotgun sequence, the sequence AATGGCTTGAGAGAAACTAATCCAAAAATCAGAAGTttagaaaatattgaaaaaaaataacatGAAACAAAAGCAAATTAAAAGCCCGTTttaacaaaatttgaaaaaaaaaagattttaccTTTGACCAATTTCAAGTCTTTGCAGCAGCTGAGAACAAATTAGGGAAATAGcttgaaaaccttcaacaaattctctgGCAAACTGGAACGGAAAAATTCTGGAACCAAGAAATGTATAGTAGGCAAGTTTTATCAATGTCACGAAAATTAAAACTGCAGCACTGCAGCTGGCATTATGTCTTTTGAATTTTGCTCTTCATtcattgttgatttttttttatcaatttttttcttaaaacccCCAGTCCTATAATATAATTTCAGAAACAATTGACAAGATATTTGCTAGAACAATAATAACTGGTTGTAACCTGCCAAGAACCAGTTTTCAAAATTACTATAAAATGGCAATTTCAAACCCTAATGGATATAATGATGTTTATTTTCCATAATAATTATGTCAAATAAAATAAGGAGGAATCCAGTGCAACTTAGGAATGAATTGTTAAGGTACGGGTCGAAAGCCCATGGGTATCTTGAATATTTCTCTCATACTGTATGGTTTTGTCTTCATGGAGCTAGTTTTTGCTAATTTAGCTGGTTCTTGGAGGAAAAATGCATGCTTTGTATGGAAAAGTGTTTCTCTTTCCTGCAAGACTATCTAGATtgttattgtaatatattttgataTATTGTGTCTTGGTAAGCTTTATCTAAGGgtgagggatatatatatatatatatatatatatatatatatatgatatgaatCATTTTTTTCACAATAAAGTTTTTTCAATTGTAACAAAATGTCAAGCCCTAATCTACAAAGCCTATGACTAATGGAAGGTAACCATTCTATAGTTCATAAACATGCAAGAATAAGCCTAATTTGTAACCTTCATAATGAGATTTTTACTTTCCTCTTGAACTTTTATCTTTGAAACTCCTTAGTGAAAACTAATAATGTTGTTATGACTTCTAATAAAAGTTAATCCATTTGTAAGCACTAaaaaattgatgagttaataagcATTTGGTTCATCTTTCAACTCTAGATTTAAGTGCTAATGTGGATCATTGCTTCAACTTTAGCAAGCAATCTAGTAAATTTCAATGAAACAAAGATGTTGTACAAAGTAAACAGAGAGGTTCAAAATTTAAAGTTGTTAGTTCACTGTCATGCAAAATCTGGCCCAAACTTGCAGCCCTTAGTAAGTAGCAAATTGAAACGCTTCAAGAGTAGTGTGCATTATTGAACAGTTCGTCAAGCACAAGGGTTTGTCCCACTAGTCTAGTCAAGCGTTCATAAAACTTATACTTTTCAATACTTTCTCATTTCAAAGGTACCTCATATGGACCTGTACTAACCATACAAAAATTAATAGCATAGCATCGTTGAGATCATGCCATACACTACAAAATTTAAGTTTCCAAGAACATGTATTATATTGTAGCCATAGTTCTCCAAACAGTTGACAGAAATTGAAAGCAATTTTTTCTATATCTATAGACTATAGACATAATCAACCATTGTAACCCTCCTCTAATGTATAGTTGGTGTCTCAACTTAATGACCATTTACAGTTGGGATTTGCAATGATAGAGATTTTGCAAATAGAGTTTGTGTTGGCTTTACTTTTCTATTAATAAAATGTAGTTTTATTGTAAAGCCATGCCAAAGAACTTAGAGGAATGCACTGAAGTTAAGATAGGAACAATTTACAAACAGTTAAACTTGCTACTGTTGTCTTTGATCTCTATTAGTGACCAATGGTTTCTTTCAATCAAAACGAGGTCCCTGTTTTCTGTTCAGCAAGAGAATGGTAGAGGGCACAACAATTAAAATTGGATTTTTTTAAACCCTAAAATGAATTAAATCTTGTACTCAATAAAGATTTTGCAAATAGGGTTTGTGGTGGCTTTACTTTTCTATTAATAAAATGTAGTTTTATTGTAAAACCAAGTCAAAGAGAAAAGTAGAGAACCTAACATAGGAACAATTCACAAACACTTACTCTCTATCGTTGTTTTGTCCAGCTGACTGCGTGCAGAATTATTACTTATTTTTTATTATAGGATTCATTGCCAATGAAAATACTCTGACGACCTCTGTGAGTGACTAGTACTTTCAATGAAGAGGGGATCTCTATTTTCTGAGCTTTATGGTCTGTGGTCTTTACAATATAGCTACAAGCTGACATTTGAAGCTTATTTGTAGAGTTTATATAGAAGCTTCCACGATAGGCATGTATGTTGGCATGTGGTTTTGTTGGTTGGGAACATGTATCTGGCAGGACAGGGTTCTTTATTTATTTGGAAGCTTCAATGGTGGTCACTTATGTGGCCATGTGGCTTTGTTGGTTACAAATTCCGAGAGCCATACAAAGTAATGGGTTTTGACGAGTctgacattgtttgagctagggAGTGATGGTATACTCCGACATTGTAATAGGGATCATGTACAACCTGATATATTGTGTGAATCTAATCATGGAGTTGCGGGTGGTCCTTATGGGGGTAAAGCGAGAACCCGCAAGATTAGCCTGGGGCCTTTGGTGGCCTGTCATATTATCCTTATGCTGATGAGCTGAGCTGAAGCCGGTCAGGTCTTACCGGGACTAAGAAATCTTTCTCACTCAGGAGAGAGATGAAgtgaaatttgaaacaaagggaaggTAATAAGGGACAGAACTCTAGAAtaaagggaatttaattaaatgactGAAATGCACTGAATCAGAGACTGTTATTCAGGGGAGGCTATTCTGGTTTCAATAATGCATTAACTTACTACGAAAATATAACATGCAGTTATGAATGCATTGCAAACCGTTATCGTGAAACAGCTGTAACACGAATGTTTTTGAGGCAGAATAGCGTCCTCTATTCAGTGCCTAAACCCATCATGGAAGTGCTGTAGTATATATGTGTCCTTGGTTGGgctcatgaaagatgatgatgcaGTGGGCAACTCTCCAAACAGTTTATCTCTCCGTGAACAATGTAGGTTTTATTCGAAAGTACAATGCAGAATTTCCTTCCTTAGGGGAAGATTCATGTAATTCCGCTGCTCACGAGCTCTGCAATAGCTTAATGTAGTCTTATTGAAACAAGGCCACACAGAATTGTTAATTCATATGGAATATCAATCAATTGGAAATTCAAACTAATCATACAAAAACAGAATTATGATAAGAGAATGCAGTGGCAAGAAAGTTCCACCACAACTTTTTAAAATGTAAGTAAATATACAATATATATAGATAACTACATACATCGTCAATAATTTTTTTGCAGTGTAATCACCAACCGCAATGGAAACACAATGTCACAACGGATACCAATTTTAGTTCTATAATTTCTAGTAACAAGAGAAGAGCCACAAAATGAGGATTGGTGGCTGATTGAAAACCAGAGAAGTAAACCAACTGCAATGGAAACACGATGTCACACTGATACCAATTTTACTTTGGGGGTGATTGAAATCCAGAAGTAAAACCTCTGCATGCATGTCCCTGGGGCCCGGGCTGTCCTTCATATGCTTATGCTTCTCACTTATACTCTAACATCATGTTATTCTCTGGTGCCAGTCCCACGCATGCCCTCATTATGTTCTCAAGCATAGCCCTCTGTTTTGCCAGGGCATTTACCACAGGAGTACCAGGAGGAACCTACATGCAGATATTGAAACTCAATTAAGTTGCTGCTATGTTAGATATAATGAGTTCAGCCAGTATTAAGATTAAGAGCTTACCAATGGGGCTTTGGTGAGGTAGCTCAGAATAGTTGCCACAGGGTGGAAAGAGTGGAATTTGGCCTGAAATAATTATGATTGCAAAAGTTTAGTTCAAATCCAGAATTTACAACACTGCAATGTAAACTTATGGTGATCAATGTAAAAAGAGTTAAATACCTCGCCCTCTTTCTTAAGCTGAATTCTGGTGCTAAGTTCTGCAAGTAATACCAGATCCAATATTAAAGGAGCTGCAAGCAAAGAGTCTTCACAGGTGTTGTGGAGTACAATGGTACTCTTCCCTCCCATGAAAATTTCAGAAGTGTATTCGTCCATGGCTCTCTTGCTGTCTCCAACATAGGGAACATACTGCCAGAAATATAACAGAAGAAAAATCTCAGGGCTAACCAAGAAAAGTGATTTAAGAGAAATTAAGAATAATTGTTGAATTTTTACCTTGATGACAACCACATGGTCAGGGTGTTCACCAGGCCCATACAAAATAGCATTGCTGGAAACCATGTCATCTACAACATTGCTCTTTGAAATTTCCTTAGAGCGGAAAGTCTGTGGCGCTGACAGATTCATCCCGTCGTTGTTTCCTAAGTGATTGTAGCTCACAATGGCGGTTGGCTGCACTAGAAAAACCATTGATCAGTTCAAGTAGTTTGAATTAAAGTTAAACATGGTTACCATTTTATAAAGTATTAATAGCTCTTGCAAATGCAGACCTTGATACCGGCACCAACAAGGAAATCCACTAGCACGGATTTCATCTTTGTCTGACCACTCTTGAAGTCGTCCCCTCCAATAAGACTGTTCTTCTCAATGGCCAGCTCTATCAGACCTGAAACACATCATACTCGAAGCATTGATATATATACTGCACAgttcataattgttcttcattgcAGATACTACCCCTCTTCGCAGAAACATTAAACTATGAAGAAACAACACCTGATTACAGAATAAAGGTTTTGGGGTCTGGATCTGTCTTAGAACTAAAGGCCACGGGAAAACccttgaaccaaagtgttaaaatatTATTTGAACTTCCTTCTTATATGAAAGAAAATTGATTGGAAGAGAATTGAGCGCTCCAATGATCATGGGATGTCTACCATGTCTATTACACTACATAAATCGTAAATGTCCATCATTGCAAATACAAACCCCTCTTGGTAGAAATTTTAAACTACCTAAAACCAGACCCCAAGATTTGCAGTAATGGATCTACATACCAGGAACAAAGGTATTCTGAGGACTGCCATTGATGAAAGGAACGTTCTCCTGAATACAGGCCAGAGCATAAAGAGTTGAGGGCGAGATCTCAGGCTCGTCCCTTTCCAGAGATGCCAGAAGAGTCTCCTTTGTGTCATTCAGCCCCACCATAACGTCACTGTACCGTTCTGTATTGGCGGTCCAGAGAACTACTACTCTGTCCACCTTTGTTTTTGCCTTGAACTCCCTGCAGGAAACAAGAGTTGAAGAAATTCAGGAAAGCATTAGCATTGTCTGTCAAAGGAAAATCTACGACTATCAACAGAGATGTTTAATCAATGCCTTTAGGAGCGAAGGCACCGAAGGCACATGTGTTAATTGTGCGGACTTTTTTAGGAAGAGACCTCCTGCCTGGCCTATTAAAGGAGGGCTATAACTTTCTTCTTCCTTAAAGTAGTACAAGATGCATTTCTCaaccaaataaagaaaaaaagaatgaTTTCCTTCACTAGAAAGCTATCAACAATGTGAAAGATAAAAAGGTATACAAGAATGCTGCAAAACAGATAAAGCAAGGCTTGATTCAGCAGTCTTACCTAATGTCTTGAACAATTTGCTGCACCTGTTCCTTCTTTGAACCCTTGATAATATTATTTGCTCTTTCACCTTGGTTTGCAGCTATAAAATCGGGGTCAAAGACGCCAGGAAGAGGCAGCATGTCTTGCATGTAAGGTCGCAGCTGCTTCTGGAGGTCAATGTCGAGTACCTTGGCTCGGGCCATGGCATCTGCCAAATTCAGGATGCTAATGTCCCAACCCCCAAAAACAATATCGTTAGGGTCCACCTGCACAAACAAATTAAGTTTAAAATGGAAAGTATGATATAATCCGAAGGAAACTATAAAAGGAATCAAAATGAACATGCCTTGTTTCATGAAGTAAAAATATGTGATATCCACAGTTAAATCAGTCATGAAAAAGTAGTAAACATCTGGAAATGATCTTATAAATTTTAGACGTATAAACAAAATTTGTTCGCATATCCTGCATATCTGAAAATAATCTATTATTTAAATAGCGAGTCAAAATTGGTTTCCAAATCCTCAAGATCTGAAATAAATGCCAAATTATATTACACCAAATCCTCAAGATCTGAAATAAATGCCAAATTCTATTGTAATATAGccaaaaaaaattgacaaatttgtTAAAAAAGGTTAttataaaaaaacacaaatttgtAAATACTGTTATTTTTACAGATCAGTTAGGATGAGAACTTGGGATCTCCCCCATGTGCATGGGGGTACGCTCTATGAGAAAGGCTATTGACCATCTTTTGTGTGGGGAGCTTTTTGGTAGATATTGTATCAAAACCCAAATTTGTAAAAATTGTTATTTTTATAGAATTTTTGGCTGATATTGTCTGAAAATTCAAATTTGTAAAAATTGTTATTTTTATGGAATAATTAGGACTAGAACTGCTCTATGAGGAGAGCTAGGCTATTGACCCTCTTTTGTGAGAGGAGCTTTTTGGTAGGTTCCTTATTAGGGTTTGGGGTGCTCAAGGCTCTTAGGCTCCTAGTCAGCTCTTAGGCTGTGTTATCTTCAATGGACAAGTTAGACACTTAAACTATTGTGTTAAACGAATTACGCCCAGAATCTACGCGAGAGAGTGTAGGGTTTCTATTGGTAATACTCTCGCATACCAGAGTACCCTACTGCTGAGCTCTATTAGTGAGCTACTAACCTGGATCAGTTTGATCCTAAACTTCCTTATGGGTACCAAGGTACTCTAGTACTGAGCTACTAACCTGAATCACTTTAGTGAACTACTTTTCATGGATCCTAGTGAGCTACTAACCTTCTACTACTGAGCTACTTTCATGTATCAGTTTGATCCTAAAACTAAGGAACTCCTATGAGCTACTTTCATGGATCAGTTTGATCTCAAACTTAGGAACTCCTATGTGCATACTCCTCTACCGCCTTTATGCATGCTAGGTACTTCACTACTGAGCTACTTTTCATGGATCAGTTAGATCAAACTTTAGGAACTCCCAGGCGCATACTCCTCTTTGTGCATGCTGTTTGGAGGTGGCTCATTTCTCCAAcaaattttccaaaatgaacagaatttgaatttaaaaattctagACAGCTGAAAATGATCTCGTAGATTCTACAATAGTACGAGTAATTCCTTGATAAACTGATTTTATGATACTCCTCTTTGTGCTCACTGTTGGAGGTGGCTCATTTCTCCAACAAAATATTCAAAATGAACAGaacttgaatttaaaaaatttacacAGCTGAAAATAATCTCGTAGATTCTACAATAGTACGAGTAATTCCATGATAAACCGATTTTATGAATAATTCCTTAATTCTATGAAGGTTCTTTAACATTTTTAAGTAACTGAAGATGATAATGACTCTTCCTATTCTAAAGCGAAGCAGCATCATAGGCGACCTATAGATCGGTCGCAAAAATGTCAGACCAGAAAACATAAAGAGAATTTAATTTTTACCATGGGAAGGAGGCTCTTGAAAGGAGCATAAACCTCTTCACCATTATAAGAACCGATTCTACAAGTGGAGGCTTGGGTGAGAGACCCAAAGTAATTTGCCTGCTGTACTTTATCCTTTGTCACCCAAGAGATTCCTCTGCAAATCAAATCCAAAATTTTCAGTTAACACGGTGAAATCAACAGTCAATACAACACAACACAAACAAGATCCATATTTGACGAAGCAAAAGGATGAAAATCCTTACTCTCTGTTGGCAATAACACCCGCGGTCAGTGTGGAGCCATTATTTCCACCCCATCCCACGAGCATGACCCTGCACAAATTACAAATACAAATTAAAACGAAACCTTCTAATGATATTAAATTTCCACAACCAATAAATCCGAaatgttaaataaaaaaaatactgTTCAGAATCTAAACCAAAAGATTCTCAGCATCAGCGTGACCCTTCACAAATCACAAAGACaagtttaaacaaaaaaaaatgaaaatactaaaaatattaaatttccaCAATCCTTAAATCCCAACTGTTAGATACAATCCAGAACTAGCAACATCAAAAAAACTACTATTGAGCACCTAAATCAAAAGATTCTCTACATCAGTTTATATTTGAAATCATACAAGTAGTAAATAAAAAACTAGACAGCCCGCACAATTACCCATGCATCTGCAAGTTGGACTCATAATTTTCACATATAAACCAAcaatttcttcaaaatatttcaaaactgACAGTAAACGTCCTCGCGCGGGCCAGCACATATCAATTGGGGCTAAAGAACTGAGAAAttaacatttcttgacaaattacaGAAAAGCAAGAACAAAAACAATCCACAACTTTAAACACACAACAAATACACCAATTAAACTCAACACACCCGAGTTTGGGAAGCCTGGTATCAGTCTTGAACTCATATTTAACCGACTTGGGCTTGACGACCCACTCATACTTCCCACTCCTGTTCTCATGAACAAGCTCAGTGGTCTGATAATCATACACAGACTCAATACTCTCCTCAGTATACTTCACATTGGGGCTTTCCACACGAAACTTATTAATAAACATTTTCCAAAACCGATCCCTCTCTGCTCCTTCTGCTCCTGTAACCAACCAACTCAACTCGCCACTACTCTAGCAGGTTATTCAGTTGTGATTCTGGAGTGCCCCGACCTCCATTTTTAAAGAGCATGGCCGAGAAAGATGCTCCCATTTCCCACCTCTTATGGCGCCACTTGTAACCATCGCCACCGCATTTCCACGGCACGTGAATCTGCTCTGACACACAGTAAGCTTTCAATGGCCCCCACCAGACCCCGGCAatggctacgcagcggacaaaatggcccgcccATGCCATGCCCCTCATTCCATCAGGCCTGGCACAGGCTATAAAGCACCCAAAATTGTATGCCCCATCATGCATGCTCATGCGCATATCCTCCATAACGGAAGTCTAGGGGGATTTACATACTCCAGTTTAATATCGTTTTACTTGGTCTTTTTGTTTTTAACTCCGTAAAATCCGGTGTTCTGGCTGTTTCCTATTTTTGAATTATGATTTTTCGTATTTGCAGGGCTTGAAGAAGCAACTCGAATGCACAGTGCATGAACTAGCAtatcttgatagaaaacaacaagattgattGAATCTTATGCTGAGAAGAGAAgatttgtagatattttcacacaGTTTTaaatttgtgattattttttattttttatttttttttaactgtATGATCGCAGGGTTTGAGGAAACAATGTGCAATTCCATTTTTTAACATGCTGTGCATGAAATATAATTCAACTTTAGTTCATATGTTTGCAATGCATGCAGTTGATTTGTAAAAATCCATAAACCCATCACACTCTACTCTGCTAGTGGTGGGTGTCGAACCGCGATCGCCTCGAGTCCTGAGGCTGAGCTTCTGCTTGCGCGTGGCCAGGTGGGGCCCTCTCTGCATGTGGGCCACACAGACCACGGAACACTCGCCACGTGTAAGGCGGACTCGAAGCGTCGATTTCTGGTCCTCTCTGGTCTCTCGTCTcttccattttcaatcatttttgaaaaagaaaaaatgaattattttgtaaaaattaaaaataaattgaataataaacTTCCGCTCGTTACGAGAAGCTTCGGCATACTTTTTTGGCGGCAGGTCCCCTCACGAGAGAGTCTTTATGTGATACGACACTTTTGGGGGACCATGCTTCACTAAATTTCCGAAATAATTCAACTGTTTAAGACTAGTAATAGTTCTCAAAAGTGGTGGTGTGAATAATTGGTAAATTTGTGGTTTTATCAATCAATTATTTTCTAGTTTAGGGGTCAATTTTTCAGTCAAAAAGATGTGCCCTTTTGGATGGTTACATTAATTTTAAATAGTGAGGtattttaatttattgatattGATAGTTCAATAATTTATTAATCATAAGAAGATATGTGTCATAATATTATAATTTTCAATAAGACCACCTGTGTATTATTTGTCTTATATACATGTTAAAGGGATTGAATCATCTACTTGGAACACATATCTATTCTTTATTTTATAATATGTTGAAGTGAATGAATCATTTGTttgaatatttgatatttttttattattgcaaTCTATATTTATGACTATTATTACAATGTGTTGTGAACATTATAAAGTCTAGATACATGAAAGTTAACAAGATATGCAAATAAATAACAACGCGCGtactataaaaatataaaaaatacatgaaTATAATAATTGTACTTTGTAGAGATCATTTAAAAAACGTGTGTTATAGTTGATTATGTCAACATAACATCATATTAAAAAAAAGTATTTTAAAATTATACAAACAagtttgaaaaagaaaagaaaaaattcatGACTAAGTGCTCTAAAAATATGAGATCATTTTTTTTCCTAAACCCACTATATTGTATATTATTAGAATATTTGCTCGTTTAAACTATTGCAATATAAGCAACATTATGAAAGTAATTTCACACTTGAAAATCATAGCAAAAGAATTGTAAGATTCTCTTAGTTATAGTTTATCACTTTAAGATCAATTTTTATAATAGTTTGAAATCTCACAACATCTCACTTATCTTTGGAATTAATCACATaatcaaatgaaatctcttaatcTAATGTTTAGAGTCTTTATAATCAagagaggggagaggagaggagagaaatatgacatgaaaaaaaaaagggggaagtataacaaataaaaaaataaaactaaggCCAAAGAAATAAAATGTTAAAGAACAACACATGAGACTAGATGGAAAATAAAGAAACAAGGAAAGgtcgaaagaaaagaataaaagtaaAAATACTAAATTTGT encodes:
- the LOC131027406 gene encoding inositol-3-phosphate synthase → MFINKFRVESPNVKYTEESIESVYDYQTTELVHENRSGKYEWVVKPKSVKYEFKTDTRLPKLGVMLVGWGGNNGSTLTAGVIANREGISWVTKDKVQQANYFGSLTQASTCRIGSYNGEEVYAPFKSLLPMVDPNDIVFGGWDISILNLADAMARAKVLDIDLQKQLRPYMQDMLPLPGVFDPDFIAANQGERANNIIKGSKKEQVQQIVQDIREFKAKTKVDRVVVLWTANTERYSDVMVGLNDTKETLLASLERDEPEISPSTLYALACIQENVPFINGSPQNTFVPGLIELAIEKNSLIGGDDFKSGQTKMKSVLVDFLVGAGIKPTAIVSYNHLGNNDGMNLSAPQTFRSKEISKSNVVDDMVSSNAILYGPGEHPDHVVVIKYVPYVGDSKRAMDEYTSEIFMGGKSTIVLHNTCEDSLLAAPLILDLVLLAELSTRIQLKKEGEAKFHSFHPVATILSYLTKAPLVPPGTPVVNALAKQRAMLENIMRACVGLAPENNMMLEYK